Proteins encoded by one window of Kribbella italica:
- a CDS encoding HAMP domain-containing sensor histidine kinase — MPLRTASLRRRVTWLALLVLVVVLPVTGLVVKSVFDAQAERNLDALLSGRTQLAQQLARQNVAPAALVRRIDADGVRVTLVLRSGQVLGAPPVEASSAVRQVRATLQAGQRTRGAELTLSADTSLLAEASGTLRRTLLISGAAALVITAVALVVGMRFALAPLDAMTGLARSIAAGRRGGRLQPTRDDTELGRTAAAFDEMLDALEGAEQQARGSEARMREFVADAAHELRTPVAGIRTAAETLLRLGPDASRREELELLLVRESQRAGALVDDLLDLARIDAGLELRLRPVRLKEIAVAQVERLRLAAPELTVEVVGEDLELQADPERVAQVLTNLTNNARTAAGDRGKIEILVRRVPGEGGGPEGAAGPAYAEIVVQDNGPGVLPVDRERIFRRLVHSPATRGSGLGLPIARGFARAHGGDLTCGDRADGQRGAAFRLVLPFG, encoded by the coding sequence ATGCCGTTGCGGACTGCTTCGTTGCGGCGGCGGGTGACCTGGTTGGCCTTGCTGGTGCTGGTGGTGGTTCTGCCAGTGACCGGACTCGTGGTGAAGAGCGTCTTCGACGCGCAGGCCGAGCGGAACCTGGACGCGCTGCTGAGTGGGCGGACTCAGTTGGCGCAGCAGTTGGCTCGGCAGAATGTCGCTCCCGCGGCGCTCGTACGGCGGATCGATGCTGACGGCGTACGGGTGACGTTGGTGCTGCGGTCCGGCCAGGTGCTCGGGGCTCCGCCGGTGGAGGCTTCGAGCGCCGTTCGGCAGGTGCGGGCGACGCTGCAGGCGGGGCAGCGGACGCGAGGGGCGGAGCTGACGTTGTCGGCCGACACCTCGTTGCTGGCGGAGGCGAGCGGGACGTTGCGACGTACGTTGCTGATCTCGGGGGCTGCGGCGCTGGTGATCACCGCGGTGGCGCTGGTGGTCGGGATGCGGTTCGCGCTGGCGCCGTTGGACGCGATGACGGGGTTGGCGCGGTCGATCGCGGCCGGGCGGCGGGGTGGGCGGTTGCAGCCGACGCGGGACGACACGGAGCTCGGACGGACGGCGGCCGCGTTCGACGAGATGCTCGATGCGCTGGAGGGCGCGGAGCAGCAGGCGCGGGGATCGGAGGCGCGGATGCGGGAGTTCGTGGCCGACGCCGCGCATGAGCTGCGGACGCCGGTCGCGGGGATCCGGACCGCGGCGGAGACGCTGCTGCGGCTCGGGCCGGATGCGTCGCGGCGGGAGGAGTTGGAGTTGTTGCTGGTTCGCGAGTCCCAGCGGGCGGGTGCGTTGGTGGACGATCTGCTGGACCTTGCGCGGATCGACGCGGGGCTGGAGCTGCGGCTGCGGCCGGTGCGGTTGAAGGAGATCGCGGTGGCGCAGGTGGAGCGGCTTCGGCTTGCTGCTCCGGAGCTGACGGTGGAGGTCGTTGGTGAGGACCTTGAACTGCAAGCCGATCCGGAGCGAGTTGCGCAGGTGCTGACCAATCTGACGAACAACGCACGGACGGCGGCCGGTGATCGGGGGAAGATCGAGATCCTCGTCCGCCGAGTGCCGGGGGAGGGCGGAGGGCCAGAGGGCGCCGCAGGCCCGGCGTACGCGGAGATTGTTGTGCAGGACAACGGACCTGGGGTCTTGCCGGTGGACCGGGAGCGGATCTTTCGGCGATTGGTGCACAGTCCGGCGACTCGGGGGTCGGGGCTGGGGTTGCCGATCGCGCGGGGGTTCGCTCGGGCCCACGGCGGGGATCTGACGTGTGGTGACCGGGCGGACGGGCAGCGAGGAGCTGCGTTCCGGTTGGTGCTGCCGTTCGGCTAG
- a CDS encoding SDR family oxidoreductase, translating to MTEQKVALVVGARGVIGSNLVEHLHGLPDWEVVGLSRRGGDDVDGVRHVAVDLLDADDSRAKLAGLSDVTHVFYAAYQERPTWAELVAPNLAMLTNVVDAIEPVARGLEHVSLMQGYKVYGAHLGPFKTPAREDDPPHLPPEFNVDQQDFLVERQRGKAWTWSALRPSAVGGTALGNPMNLAVAIAVYASISKELGVPLRFPGKPGAYDALLELTDAGLLAKATVWAATEPHAANQAFNITNGDLFRWSELWPKLAAWFELPVAPPLPMPLQDAMADKEALWDRMQASHGLAGTSYAEVSSWGFADFVFGWDYDFFADGSKARRAGFHEYVETEQMFYRLFEELRKARVIP from the coding sequence ATGACGGAGCAGAAGGTCGCGCTCGTGGTGGGCGCGCGCGGTGTGATCGGCAGCAACCTGGTGGAGCACCTGCACGGACTCCCTGACTGGGAAGTCGTCGGACTGTCCCGGCGGGGCGGCGACGACGTGGACGGCGTACGGCACGTCGCGGTGGATCTGCTCGACGCCGACGACAGCCGGGCGAAGCTCGCGGGGCTCAGCGACGTGACGCATGTGTTCTATGCGGCGTACCAGGAACGCCCGACGTGGGCCGAGCTGGTCGCGCCCAACCTCGCAATGCTGACCAACGTGGTCGACGCGATCGAGCCGGTCGCCCGCGGGCTGGAGCACGTGAGCCTGATGCAGGGCTACAAGGTGTACGGCGCGCATCTCGGTCCGTTCAAGACGCCGGCCCGCGAGGACGACCCGCCACACCTGCCGCCCGAGTTCAACGTGGACCAGCAGGACTTCCTGGTCGAGCGGCAGCGTGGCAAGGCGTGGACCTGGTCCGCGCTGCGGCCGTCGGCCGTCGGCGGTACCGCGCTCGGCAACCCGATGAACCTGGCGGTCGCGATCGCCGTCTACGCGTCGATCTCGAAGGAGCTCGGGGTGCCGCTGCGGTTCCCGGGCAAGCCGGGCGCGTACGACGCGCTGCTGGAGCTGACCGATGCCGGGTTGCTGGCCAAGGCAACGGTCTGGGCGGCGACCGAGCCGCACGCGGCGAACCAGGCGTTCAACATCACCAACGGGGACCTGTTCCGGTGGAGCGAGCTGTGGCCGAAGCTGGCCGCGTGGTTCGAGCTGCCGGTGGCGCCGCCGCTGCCGATGCCGTTGCAGGACGCGATGGCGGACAAGGAAGCGCTCTGGGACCGGATGCAGGCTTCGCACGGGCTCGCCGGCACGTCGTACGCCGAAGTGTCGTCGTGGGGGTTCGCGGACTTCGTGTTCGGGTGGGACTACGACTTCTTCGCGGATGGGTCGAAGGCGCGGCGGGCCGGGTTCCACGAGTACGTCGAGACCGAGCAGATGTTCTACCGGCTGTTCGAGGAGCTGCGGAAGGCCCGCGTCATCCCGTAG
- a CDS encoding LysR family transcriptional regulator has translation MATLRQLEYLVTVVDEGSFTRAAELLHVTQPALSHQIRALERSAGGPLLERLPKNLRLTPTGRAMLPHARAALADAERARCAARQAAGLEAGELQIATLYSISLGILPPVLKAWRRQYAEVGIRLFEHRHTTELTEAMTTGQADVAIGPAPSSWPTPPHVLGIEEFVVVVAVDDPLARRSKIKLKDLAARAWVHYTPGHGLADLLDQACAQAGFEPRIAVRTEQTAAAPALAAAGLGPALVPANILPTGFDGHVLRPDPPISRPLTAYTRGTPDPLTTAFIEVLTTTWSQIPGTAQTPGVR, from the coding sequence ATGGCGACGCTCCGGCAGCTGGAGTACCTCGTGACAGTCGTCGACGAGGGCTCCTTCACGCGGGCCGCCGAGCTGCTGCACGTCACCCAGCCCGCGCTGTCCCACCAGATCCGCGCCCTGGAGCGCTCCGCCGGCGGCCCGCTGCTCGAGCGCCTCCCCAAGAACCTGCGCCTCACACCCACCGGCCGCGCGATGCTCCCGCACGCCCGGGCCGCCCTCGCCGACGCCGAACGCGCCCGCTGCGCCGCCCGCCAAGCCGCCGGCCTCGAAGCAGGTGAGCTGCAGATCGCGACGCTCTACTCGATCAGCCTCGGCATCCTGCCCCCGGTGCTGAAGGCCTGGCGCCGCCAGTACGCCGAGGTCGGCATCCGCCTGTTCGAACACCGCCACACCACGGAGCTGACCGAGGCCATGACCACCGGCCAGGCAGACGTAGCCATCGGCCCGGCTCCCTCGAGCTGGCCGACACCACCCCACGTCCTGGGCATCGAAGAGTTCGTCGTAGTCGTGGCAGTCGACGATCCACTGGCCCGTCGGTCCAAGATCAAGCTGAAAGACCTGGCCGCCCGCGCGTGGGTCCACTACACGCCCGGCCACGGCCTCGCCGACCTACTCGACCAGGCCTGCGCTCAAGCCGGCTTCGAGCCCCGCATCGCCGTCCGCACCGAACAAACCGCCGCCGCCCCCGCTCTGGCCGCCGCCGGCCTGGGCCCAGCGCTCGTCCCCGCCAACATCCTCCCGACCGGCTTCGACGGCCACGTCCTCCGCCCCGACCCGCCGATCAGCCGCCCCCTCACGGCGTACACCCGAGGCACCCCAGACCCCCTCACGACAGCCTTCATCGAGGTCCTCACCACCACCTGGTCCCAGATCCCCGGTACGGCGCAAACTCCCGGCGTACGCTGA
- a CDS encoding DUF3099 domain-containing protein, with the protein MPKLTGRPGNQRAYVLIMGTCVGLIILAWFVVRLFSIPAAIAMSAVAAVLPPVAAIVANNRQD; encoded by the coding sequence GTGCCGAAACTCACCGGCCGCCCCGGCAACCAACGCGCGTACGTCCTGATCATGGGCACCTGCGTCGGCCTCATCATCCTGGCCTGGTTCGTGGTCCGCCTGTTCTCGATCCCCGCCGCCATCGCCATGAGCGCAGTCGCCGCGGTCCTCCCACCGGTCGCCGCGATCGTCGCCAACAACCGCCAGGACTAG
- a CDS encoding helix-turn-helix domain-containing protein — protein MAGQGAGRVLGVNLRARRDEQGISLSELARRSGIAKGTLSQLESGAGNPTIETVFSLSNALGVPVSALLNEPPASDLVLVRSADVEALSGAAVDLRMLRRLESPGSLFEVYDQRIRPGEVQHSSGHPGTEHHVILTGRVRITARDRSQELGPGDYLAFRANGPHEYEALDGEVRSVLLLEYPPDTMPVVLETLHAD, from the coding sequence ATGGCTGGTCAGGGAGCGGGGCGCGTGCTCGGGGTGAACCTGCGCGCGCGGCGCGACGAGCAGGGGATCTCGCTGTCGGAGCTGGCCCGGCGGTCGGGGATCGCGAAGGGCACGCTGTCGCAGCTGGAGTCCGGGGCGGGCAATCCGACGATCGAGACGGTGTTCAGTCTGTCGAACGCTCTGGGAGTGCCGGTGTCGGCGCTGCTGAACGAGCCGCCGGCGTCGGACCTGGTGCTCGTGCGGTCGGCGGACGTCGAGGCGCTGAGTGGTGCCGCGGTGGATCTGCGGATGCTGCGGCGGCTGGAGAGCCCGGGGAGTCTGTTCGAGGTGTACGACCAGCGGATCCGGCCTGGTGAGGTGCAGCACTCGAGCGGGCATCCGGGGACCGAGCATCACGTGATCTTGACTGGTCGCGTGCGGATCACTGCCCGGGACCGGAGTCAGGAGCTCGGGCCGGGGGACTACCTGGCGTTCCGGGCGAACGGGCCGCACGAGTACGAGGCGCTGGACGGCGAGGTGCGGTCGGTGCTGCTGCTGGAGTATCCGCCGGACACGATGCCCGTGGTGCTCGAGACATTGCACGCGGACTGA
- a CDS encoding NAD(P)/FAD-dependent oxidoreductase — translation MPDVVVVGAGVIGAACAEALSAAGVDVTVIDRGTPAGGTTASGEGNVLVSDKEPGPELTLAIASRREFGVVLARLPEQVADVEWEAKGGLVVAKGEPEPLEKFAKTQREAGVDARVISPADAFELEPLLTRAVTTAVYYPDDAQVQPVLLATALLAAVRARGGEVRAGVTAIAVRQKDGRVTGVETEAGVIECDAVVNACGPWAGSFGTAAGGPIEILPRRGMILVTAPLPECVRHKVYDADYVGAVGSGDADLQTSTVVESTRAGTVLIGSSRERIGFDDAVKVHVLRELARKAVGIFPFLADVPVMRTYGGFRPYAPDHLPVIGPDPRVPGLWHATGHEGAGIGLAPATGRLLTELFIGVPPHLDPSPFRVDRPAVVGVS, via the coding sequence ATGCCGGACGTGGTGGTGGTCGGGGCAGGGGTGATCGGTGCCGCCTGTGCTGAGGCGCTGTCGGCGGCCGGGGTCGACGTGACGGTGATCGATCGGGGGACGCCGGCCGGCGGGACGACCGCTTCCGGTGAGGGCAACGTGCTGGTCTCGGACAAGGAGCCGGGGCCGGAGTTGACGTTGGCCATCGCGTCGCGGCGGGAGTTCGGGGTGGTGCTCGCGCGGTTGCCGGAGCAGGTCGCCGATGTCGAGTGGGAAGCCAAGGGCGGGCTGGTCGTCGCGAAGGGTGAGCCGGAGCCGTTGGAGAAGTTCGCCAAGACGCAGCGTGAGGCGGGGGTCGACGCGCGGGTGATCAGCCCGGCCGACGCGTTCGAGCTGGAGCCGTTGCTGACCCGGGCGGTGACGACGGCGGTCTACTACCCCGACGACGCGCAGGTGCAACCGGTGCTGTTGGCAACGGCTTTGCTGGCCGCCGTACGGGCTCGTGGTGGTGAGGTCCGGGCCGGCGTGACGGCGATCGCCGTACGGCAGAAGGACGGTCGGGTGACGGGGGTCGAGACCGAGGCCGGCGTGATCGAGTGTGACGCCGTCGTGAACGCGTGCGGGCCGTGGGCCGGATCGTTCGGTACGGCGGCCGGCGGGCCGATCGAGATTCTCCCGCGGCGCGGGATGATCCTGGTGACGGCTCCGCTGCCGGAGTGCGTCCGGCACAAGGTGTACGACGCGGACTACGTCGGCGCGGTCGGGAGCGGTGACGCCGACCTGCAGACCTCGACGGTCGTCGAGTCGACGCGGGCCGGGACCGTGCTGATCGGGTCGAGCCGGGAGCGGATCGGGTTCGACGACGCGGTCAAGGTGCACGTGCTGCGGGAGCTGGCGCGGAAGGCGGTCGGGATCTTCCCGTTCCTGGCCGACGTCCCGGTGATGCGGACGTACGGCGGGTTCCGGCCGTACGCGCCGGACCACCTGCCGGTGATCGGGCCGGATCCGCGGGTCCCGGGGTTGTGGCACGCGACCGGGCACGAAGGCGCCGGGATCGGCCTGGCGCCGGCGACCGGGCGGTTGCTGACCGAGCTGTTCATCGGGGTGCCGCCGCACCTGGACCCGTCGCCGTTCCGCGTGGATCGGCCGGCTGTGGTGGGGGTGTCGTGA